From a region of the Salvelinus alpinus chromosome 2, SLU_Salpinus.1, whole genome shotgun sequence genome:
- the LOC139567515 gene encoding UPF0450 protein C17orf58 homolog, whose amino-acid sequence MTVIILLLLVLALTFSEAEDNELFSVISTPPEKGQSVLPDPGQNQSTRLGAKDPSLTINEPLEKSSKAGDPKYALHPLPSGVWPKHSDPRPGPHNKSKKGPKNDRLIEHNSEKNRGEASLALPKTPLTAATNRTQKVNVDPYRDPHTNFNNPPQIDPDSHPNSRSRGHPHIHPATPPRRDPPTRKMDPEENRPGGKSSLYQSGGANRNNSRSSVLLNRRSSSLLYHFDILKRESDFTHEAVCMSECRKEKEEREHYCYSEFAVNGIVHDIDMVRKGIRLITLMVSSDGFYKMSRLYVTPDSFFLKVRLLVLDTYKCSKPCPDIKLGSRYIVMGQIYHRRRHLPNDLLALLGGKLKPGDGLLRSNNYVKRFNKRRHQKALEATRSKCR is encoded by the exons AGCTGTTCTCCGTGATCAGCACCCCCCCTGAGAAGGGCCAGAGTGTTTTACCCGACCCTGGCCAGAACCAGAGCACAAGGCTAGGGGCCAAAGACCCCTCTCTCACCATCAACGAGCCCCTGGAAAAGAGCAGCAAAGCCGGGGACCCCAAGTACGCCCTCCACCCCCTTCCCTCTGGGGTCTGGCCCAAGCACAGTGACCCTCGCCCCGGCCCCCACAACAAGAGCAAGAAGGGCCCTAAAAATGACCGCCTGATCGAGCACAACAGCGAGAAGAACCGCGGCGAGGCGAGTCTAGCACTTCCCAAAACGCCACTGACCGCTGCTACCAACCGCACACAAAAAGTAAACGTGGACCCTTACCGAGACCCCCACACTAACTTCAACAACCCCCCGCAGATTGACCCGGACAGTCACCCCAACTCCAGATCCAGGGGCCACCCCCACATTCACCCAGCCACCCCCCCTCGCAGGGACCCCCCAACCAGAAAGATGGACCCGGAGGAGAACCGCCCTGGAGGGAAGTCCAGTCTGTACCAGTCCGGCGGCGCCAACCGGAATAACAGCCGCTCATCTGTGCTCCTCAACCGTCGCTCCTCCAGCCTGCTCTACCACTTCGACATCCTGAAACGAG AGTCTGACTTCACTCACGAGGCCGTCTGCATGAGTGAGTGcaggaaggagaaggaggagagagagcactACTGCTACAGTGAatttg CCGTCAATGGGATCGTTCATGACATAGACATGGTGCGTAAGGGGATTAGACTCATCACACTGATGGTGAGCAGCGATGGCTTCTACAAGATGAGCCGTCTCTACGTCACTCCAGACAGCTTCTTTCTCAAAGTGCGTCTCCTAGTCCTGGACACCTACAAATGTAGCAAGCCTTGTCCTGACATCAAACTAG GTAGCCGGTACATTGTAATGGGCCAGATCTACCACCGGAGGCGCCACCTCCCCAATGACCTTCTGGCCCTGCTGGGGGGCAAACTGAAGCCAGGGGACGGCCTCCTGCGCAGCAACAACTACGTCAAGCGCTTCAACAAGAGGAGACACCAGAAAGCCCTGGAGGCTACCCGCTCCAAGTGTAGGTGA